The Cylindrospermopsis curvispora GIHE-G1 genome contains a region encoding:
- a CDS encoding pilus assembly protein PilO: MIFNEDLNFAEKTNSNNSLSSYPVAFGITFTPMLTGIIIGILGLLGFGYIILNMLIPEFEKYNQLKTKIIQIEQEHDQKNQQAQRINLTRKRLALSQQQKSQVLSLMGDEKNLNNLLLSINQIIEFTNSHSLGNPYIKAKLKKFTPLGEKPQLVTDNSLGESLKNQLKRQIIHVEIEGNFYQIQTIMASLEKLPLLLLIDKYKCQLLAPTIDPKRIVSTGKILTSFELVIPISLTDKEASEIAAKTPLQ; encoded by the coding sequence ATGATATTCAATGAGGATTTAAATTTTGCTGAAAAAACCAATTCTAATAATTCTTTATCTTCCTACCCAGTCGCATTTGGTATTACCTTCACACCTATGTTAACTGGGATAATAATTGGTATCTTAGGATTACTGGGGTTTGGTTATATCATACTGAATATGCTCATACCAGAGTTTGAAAAATATAATCAACTGAAAACAAAAATTATCCAAATCGAACAAGAGCATGATCAAAAAAATCAGCAAGCTCAACGAATTAATCTAACTCGGAAACGATTGGCCCTATCTCAGCAGCAAAAAAGTCAAGTCCTATCCTTAATGGGGGATGAGAAAAACCTCAATAATCTACTTCTTAGTATCAACCAAATTATAGAATTTACTAATAGTCATTCCTTGGGTAATCCATATATAAAAGCCAAATTGAAAAAATTTACTCCCCTGGGTGAGAAACCACAACTTGTTACTGATAACAGTCTGGGAGAATCACTAAAAAACCAACTAAAACGACAGATTATCCATGTAGAAATCGAAGGCAATTTCTACCAAATTCAAACCATTATGGCAAGTCTAGAAAAATTGCCACTTCTTTTATTAATTGACAAATATAAATGTCAACTCCTAGCTCCCACCATAGATCCTAAACGAATAGTCAGCACGGGTAAAATATTAACCTCCTTTGAATTAGTCATACCCATTTCCCTCACAGATAAAGAAGCATCAGAAATAGCTGCTAAAACTCCCCTGCAATAA
- a CDS encoding rubrerythrin family protein, with protein MNLSNFTTLQNLETAFSGESMANRKYLFFAKVARQLGFNDLAKLFKETAEQETEHAFAHFELLHPELVVKDPASLTDDQKRAIMSNCLSLAIEGETYEYTTMYPNFAADAVRDRDNLAVQEFTKQAEDSSEHAKIFRDAGHRFGLLKFIENYHADRYSEALEVLNGGEPITRIAKPDPQTQKWICRQCSMIYDPVSGDPDSGIAPGTPFAEIPDDWTCPICGATKKSFKILEEKVGA; from the coding sequence ATGAACTTGTCAAATTTCACAACTCTGCAAAATCTGGAAACTGCTTTCAGCGGTGAATCCATGGCAAATCGTAAATATCTATTTTTTGCTAAAGTAGCACGTCAATTAGGTTTTAATGACTTGGCGAAACTATTTAAAGAAACAGCAGAGCAAGAAACCGAACATGCTTTCGCCCATTTTGAGTTATTACATCCAGAGCTAGTCGTAAAAGATCCAGCTAGTTTAACAGATGACCAAAAAAGAGCTATTATGTCTAATTGTTTATCCTTAGCAATTGAAGGAGAGACATACGAATATACCACTATGTATCCCAATTTTGCTGCTGATGCTGTGAGAGATAGAGACAATTTAGCAGTACAAGAATTTACAAAACAAGCAGAGGATTCCAGTGAACACGCCAAAATCTTTCGCGATGCTGGTCACCGTTTTGGGTTGCTAAAGTTCATTGAAAATTATCATGCAGATCGCTATTCAGAAGCTTTAGAAGTATTAAATGGAGGAGAACCTATAACTAGAATTGCTAAACCCGATCCCCAAACTCAAAAATGGATTTGTAGACAATGCAGTATGATTTACGATCCAGTTAGTGGTGATCCTGATTCGGGGATTGCACCTGGCACTCCTTTTGCGGAAATTCCCGATGATTGGACTTGTCCCATTTGCGGTGCTACGAAAAAGAGTTTTAAGATCCTGGAAGAAAAAGTTGGTGCTTGA
- a CDS encoding GNAT family N-acetyltransferase: MKNPQIHFSDRLTEIDIYQLQDLFNHTAFWAKGRSIEDLSTAVANSKPVISVWEREKLIGFARANSDGIYRATIWDVVIHLDYQGRGLGMRLVRRILSHPLMQVERVYLMTTHQQKFYEKIGFQHNNSTTMVLHNNSKLGSIEQEVQLQELKYL; the protein is encoded by the coding sequence ATGAAAAATCCTCAAATCCATTTTAGCGATCGCCTGACGGAAATTGATATATATCAACTTCAAGATTTATTTAATCATACTGCTTTTTGGGCTAAGGGGCGTAGTATAGAGGATTTGAGTACAGCTGTTGCTAATAGTAAACCGGTAATTTCTGTTTGGGAGAGAGAAAAATTAATTGGTTTTGCTAGAGCGAATTCTGATGGTATATATCGCGCTACCATTTGGGATGTGGTAATTCACCTAGATTATCAAGGAAGAGGTTTGGGAATGAGGTTAGTGAGGAGGATTTTATCCCATCCTCTAATGCAGGTAGAGCGTGTTTATTTAATGACAACTCATCAACAAAAGTTTTATGAGAAAATTGGGTTTCAACATAATAATAGCACTACCATGGTACTACATAATAATTCTAAATTAGGTTCTATTGAGCAAGAAGTGCAACTTCAGGAATTGAAGTACTTGTGA
- a CDS encoding sensor histidine kinase translates to MNFTNFLYLAIGMLLGIVIGKLLSNPANSSGYQTNPDKNTWERSQTQILQQLHQTELAYEMAREMSQFHAGFLSRISHELRSPINGLIGLHQLILHDLCENPQEAREFINQAYERSLQFLKIIDEILNIARIEHGTNQLVIESVGIREVFGEVEELTYMLAANRNFPLQICLPASEIYVLADKRWLRQILVSLIDNTISRMESGYICLLIKSPHGNITTDINSHLDIYLDLPSNTVISYERLDTCLHITDNHDSEIRNISPGMKLLINQRLLEMMGGKLEIVEPDSPPISNETTNFTRLQITLPQITSTSIPEVALLAQ, encoded by the coding sequence ATGAATTTTACTAACTTTTTATATTTAGCCATCGGAATGTTGCTAGGAATTGTCATTGGTAAATTATTATCCAACCCGGCAAATTCATCTGGATATCAAACTAATCCGGATAAAAATACTTGGGAAAGATCACAAACACAAATTTTACAGCAGCTACACCAAACAGAATTGGCTTATGAAATGGCCAGGGAAATGAGCCAATTTCATGCAGGGTTTTTGTCCAGGATTAGCCATGAATTGCGATCGCCTATTAATGGATTAATTGGACTTCACCAATTAATTTTACATGACTTATGTGAAAATCCCCAGGAAGCGAGAGAATTTATTAATCAAGCATACGAAAGGTCGCTACAGTTTTTAAAAATAATTGATGAAATCCTAAATATTGCGAGAATAGAACATGGAACTAATCAGTTGGTAATTGAATCCGTGGGCATAAGGGAGGTTTTTGGAGAGGTTGAAGAACTGACTTATATGTTAGCTGCTAATCGTAATTTCCCTTTGCAAATCTGTTTACCCGCATCGGAAATTTATGTGTTAGCAGATAAACGCTGGTTACGGCAAATCCTTGTAAGCTTGATAGATAACACAATTAGCAGGATGGAATCGGGATATATTTGTCTTCTTATCAAATCCCCCCATGGCAATATTACTACTGATATAAATAGTCATCTTGATATTTATCTGGATCTTCCTAGCAATACAGTAATTTCTTATGAAAGGTTAGACACCTGTTTACACATAACTGATAACCATGATTCAGAAATCAGAAATATCTCACCAGGAATGAAATTATTAATCAATCAAAGATTACTGGAAATGATGGGAGGGAAACTAGAAATTGTTGAACCCGATTCTCCTCCCATTAGTAATGAGACGACAAATTTCACCAGATTGCAAATTACCCTACCCCAAATCACAAGTACTTCAATTCCTGAAGTTGCACTTCTTGCTCAATAG
- a CDS encoding L-threonylcarbamoyladenylate synthase, with amino-acid sequence MNISLDRLIRGAKEGKIISFPTDTVPGMATIPTKAELIYIAKQRSLDKPLILMGAEPESLWEYVKGSDQEYEIWQEVVNRYWPGALTLVLPASDKVPRVMNPQDPTTIGIRVPNHPIARAILAQTGPMATTSVNLSGKPPLETQAEIAVEFPDVLTEELIEYKGLGVPSTVAKWTENHWQILRQGSIIVG; translated from the coding sequence ATGAACATTTCTCTAGATCGTCTAATTCGTGGTGCTAAGGAGGGGAAAATAATTAGTTTCCCCACAGATACAGTTCCTGGGATGGCTACCATACCCACAAAAGCAGAATTAATATATATTGCTAAACAGCGCAGTTTAGACAAACCCTTAATTTTAATGGGAGCTGAACCGGAAAGTTTGTGGGAATATGTAAAAGGTAGTGATCAAGAATATGAAATTTGGCAAGAGGTGGTGAATAGATATTGGCCTGGTGCATTGACTCTGGTTTTACCAGCTAGCGATAAAGTTCCTAGGGTAATGAATCCTCAAGATCCCACTACTATTGGTATTAGGGTTCCCAATCATCCTATAGCTCGAGCAATTTTGGCACAAACTGGACCTATGGCAACCACGAGTGTTAATTTATCAGGAAAACCCCCGTTGGAAACACAAGCTGAAATAGCTGTAGAATTTCCAGATGTTCTGACTGAAGAATTGATAGAATATAAAGGTTTAGGAGTTCCATCTACCGTAGCCAAATGGACAGAAAATCATTGGCAAATTCTTCGTCAAGGTAGTATTATAGTTGGTTAA
- the mazG gene encoding nucleoside triphosphate pyrophosphohydrolase — MTAQNKFIKNNIADNSHLVALQELLDVVAKLRSPEGGCPWDLAQTQTSLTPYIIEEAYEVVDAISTGEQSAICEELGDLLLQVILQAQIASEKGDFSVKEVAEGIAQKLIRRHPHVFSDVKVENVEQVRQNWDEIKAAEKGQTMATQKLSDKLNRYRRSLPPLNAAMKISQKAAEVGFEWSDIKEVWDKFHEELAEFDQALAGETPERQESELGDLLFAIIQLARWYNLDPARGLAGTSLRFVQRLRTMEQVMDRPISDYKLAELEALWQQAKAKLIDG; from the coding sequence ATGACAGCACAGAATAAATTTATCAAAAATAACATAGCTGATAACTCCCATTTAGTGGCTTTACAAGAGTTACTAGATGTAGTTGCTAAATTGCGATCGCCTGAAGGTGGATGTCCATGGGATTTGGCACAAACCCAAACCAGCTTAACTCCCTACATAATTGAAGAAGCATACGAAGTAGTAGACGCGATTAGTACAGGAGAACAAAGTGCTATATGTGAGGAGTTGGGAGATTTACTATTACAGGTAATATTACAAGCTCAGATAGCCAGCGAAAAGGGGGATTTTTCTGTAAAAGAGGTAGCTGAGGGTATTGCCCAAAAACTAATTCGTCGTCATCCCCATGTGTTTAGTGATGTGAAAGTGGAAAATGTAGAGCAAGTGCGCCAAAATTGGGATGAAATCAAAGCAGCAGAAAAAGGGCAAACTATGGCAACCCAAAAACTCAGTGATAAGTTAAATCGCTATCGTCGTAGTCTTCCACCATTAAATGCTGCTATGAAAATTTCTCAAAAAGCTGCTGAGGTTGGTTTTGAATGGAGTGATATTAAGGAAGTTTGGGATAAATTTCACGAAGAATTAGCTGAGTTTGACCAAGCTTTAGCTGGGGAAACACCAGAAAGACAAGAGTCAGAATTGGGAGATTTATTATTTGCAATTATTCAACTAGCTAGATGGTATAATCTTGATCCTGCTAGAGGTTTGGCAGGAACAAGTTTACGATTTGTTCAACGTTTAAGAACTATGGAACAGGTTATGGATCGTCCAATTAGTGATTATAAATTGGCGGAATTAGAGGCGCTTTGGCAACAAGCTAAAGCTAAATTAATAGATGGTTGA